A single window of Thalassomonas viridans DNA harbors:
- a CDS encoding DUF2164 domain-containing protein, protein MAIITFSEEEKQTIVTQVQKYFQRELDQDLGQFDAEFLLDFFAEKIGVYFYNRGLNDAQNVLTGKLADLALEVEEALDEIEKPTDLSK, encoded by the coding sequence ATGGCCATCATCACCTTTTCAGAAGAAGAAAAACAAACCATAGTCACCCAGGTACAGAAATATTTCCAGAGGGAGCTGGATCAGGACCTGGGACAATTCGATGCCGAATTTTTACTGGATTTTTTTGCCGAGAAAATCGGCGTGTATTTCTATAACCGCGGCCTGAATGATGCCCAGAACGTACTTACCGGCAAACTGGCGGACCTGGCGCTGGAAGTGGAGGAAGCCCTGGATGAAATTGAAAAACCCACAGACTTGAG
- a CDS encoding WD40/YVTN/BNR-like repeat-containing protein — translation MKLPAFLPLGILLLVLTGVNFPLSAEAAGGWQVSQLPVKASLRSSAATKKTLWVAGSKNRVYLSKNSGKSWLDVSPELTEQHDFRDIEVLNEDTAIVMSAGEGEKSKLFITQNQGKSWQLLKTNRDEKGFYDSIAFTSQQQGFLLGDPVAGHFVLEHTQDQGKSWQRIDPTRLPPLSEHEVAFAASGNTLVALDSSNIWFTSGGLSAFIYHSRDGGRHWQKQPLPLYRATKTAGPYALAFNSRRQLFALGGDYLERDGSYANIAAFSGEKWQLTDSGQHGLRTAMSCIKSTCLATGKLSTDISYDHGSSWQAFDQKGFYTLAANNAVILAAGAEGKVAVFTPRETADNTTGSH, via the coding sequence ATGAAGCTCCCCGCCTTCCTGCCTTTGGGCATTTTATTGCTGGTGTTGACCGGCGTGAATTTTCCCTTAAGCGCAGAAGCTGCCGGAGGCTGGCAAGTCAGCCAGTTGCCGGTAAAAGCCTCGCTAAGAAGCAGTGCGGCAACGAAAAAAACCTTATGGGTGGCAGGCTCGAAAAACCGGGTATACCTGAGCAAGAACAGCGGTAAAAGCTGGCTGGATGTTTCCCCGGAATTAACCGAACAGCATGATTTCAGGGATATCGAGGTGCTTAACGAAGACACCGCCATTGTCATGTCTGCCGGGGAAGGGGAAAAGTCTAAATTATTTATCACCCAAAACCAGGGGAAAAGCTGGCAGCTGCTTAAAACCAACCGGGATGAAAAAGGCTTTTATGACTCCATTGCCTTTACCAGCCAGCAACAAGGCTTTTTGCTCGGCGATCCCGTCGCCGGTCACTTTGTGCTCGAACACACCCAAGATCAGGGCAAGAGCTGGCAGAGAATCGATCCCACCCGCCTGCCGCCGCTAAGCGAGCACGAAGTGGCGTTTGCCGCCAGCGGCAATACCCTGGTGGCCCTTGACAGCAGCAACATCTGGTTTACCAGCGGCGGCTTATCCGCTTTTATTTACCATAGCCGGGATGGCGGCAGACACTGGCAAAAGCAGCCGCTGCCCCTCTACCGGGCAACGAAAACCGCCGGTCCCTATGCCCTGGCCTTTAACAGCCGCCGGCAGCTATTCGCCCTGGGGGGAGATTACCTTGAGCGCGACGGGAGCTATGCAAATATCGCCGCTTTTTCCGGGGAAAAATGGCAGCTAACGGATTCGGGACAGCACGGCCTGCGCACCGCCATGAGCTGCATCAAAAGCACCTGCCTGGCCACGGGCAAACTGAGCACAGATATCTCCTATGATCACGGCAGCAGCTGGCAAGCTTTCGACCAAAAAGGCTTTTATACCCTGGCCGCAAACAATGCCGTGATTCTGGCCGCTGGGGCCGAAGGCAAAGTTGCGGTTTTTACTCCACGGGAGACAGCAGATAACACAACCGGCAGCCACTAA